Proteins encoded in a region of the Capra hircus breed San Clemente chromosome 3, ASM170441v1, whole genome shotgun sequence genome:
- the ARHGEF2 gene encoding rho guanine nucleotide exchange factor 2 isoform X3: MSRIESLTRARIDRSKELASKTREKEKMKEAKDARYTNGHLFTTISVSGMTMCYACNKSITAKEALICPTCNVTIHNRCKDTLANCTKVKQKQQKAALLKNNTALQSVSLRSKTTTRERPSSAIYPSDIRQSLLGSRRGRSSLSLAKSVSTTNIAGHFNDESPLGLRRILSQSTDSLNMRNRTLSVESLIDEGAEVIYSELMSDFEMDEKDFAADSWSLAVDSSFLQQHKKEVMKQQDVIYELIQTELHHVRTLKIMTRLFRTGMLEELQLEPGVVQGLFPCVDELTDIHTRFLSQLLDRRRHALCPGSTRNFVIHRLGDLLISQFSGPSAEQMRKTYSEFCSRHTKALKLYKELYARDKRFQQFIRKVTRSAVLKRHGVQECILLVTQRITKYPVLINRILQHSHGMEEERQDLTTALGLVKELLSNVDQDVHELEKGARLQEIYNRMDPRAQAPVPGKGPFGREELLRRKLIHDGCLLWKTATGRFKDVLMLLMTDVLVFLQEKDQKYIFPALDKPSVVSLQNLIVRDIANQEKGMFLISAAPPEMYEVHTASRDDRSTWIRVIQQSVRVCPSREDFPLIETEDEAYLRRIKMELQQKDRALVELLQEKVGLFAEMTHFQVEEDGGSGVPLPTLPRGLFRSESLESPRGERLLQDAIREVEGLKDLLVGPGVELLLTPREPSLPVEPDSGGNTSPGVTANGEARTFNGSIELCRADSDSSQKDRNGNQLRSPQEEALQRLINLYGLLHGLQAAVAQQDTLMEARFPEGPERREKLTRANSRDGEAGRAGGVPVAPEKQATELALLQRQHALLQEELRRCRRLGEERATEAGSLEARLRESEQARALLEREAEEARRQLAALGHTEPPLVAEAPWARRPLDPRRRSLPAGDALYLSFTPPQPSRGHDRLDLPVTIRSVHRPFEDRERQELGSPDERLQDSSDPDTGSEEEGGSRLSPPHSPRDFTRMQDIPEETESRDGEPLASES, translated from the exons ATGTCTCGGATCGAATCCCTCACACGGGCGCGGATCGACCGGAGCAAAGAGCTGGCCAGCAAG ACCCGGGAAAAGGAGAAGATGAAGGAAGCCAAGGACGCGCGCTACACCAATGGGCACCTCTTCACCACCATCTCTGTTTCGGGCATGACCATGTGCTATGCCTGTAACAAGAGCATCACAGCCAAGGAAGCCCTCATCTGCCCAA CCTGCAATGTGACTATCCACAACCGCTGTAAAGACACCCTCGCCAACTGTACCAAGGTCAAGCAGAAG CAACAGAAAGCTGCCCTGCTGAAGAACAACACTGCCTTGCAGTCCGTTTCACTTCGCAGTAAGA CTACCACTCGGGAGCGGCCCAGCTCAGCCATCTACCCCTCCGACATCCGGCAGTCCCTGCTCGGCTCCCGCCGTGGCCGCTCCTCCTTGTCTTTAGCCAAAAGCGTCTCCACCACCAATATTGCTGG ACACTTCAATGATGAGTCTCCCCTGGGGCTGCGCCGGATCCTCTCACAGTCCACGGACTCCCTCAACATGCGGAACCGGACACTGTCGGTGGAGTCCCTCATCGACGAAG GTGCCGAAGTGATCTACAGTGAGCTGATGAGTGACTTTGAGATGGATGAGAAGGATTTTGCAGCTGACTCCTGGAGCCTTGCGGTGGATAGCAGCTTCTTGCAGCAGCATAAAAAGGAGGTGATGAAGCAGCAGGATGTCATCTATG AGCTGATCCAGACAGAGCTGCACCACGTGCGGACACTGAAGATCATGACCCGCCTCTTCCGCACGGGCATGCTGGAAGAGCTGCAGCTGGAGCCGGGAGTGGTCCAGGGCCTGTTCCCCTGTGTGGACGAGCTCACTGACATCCACACGCGCTTCCTCAGCCAGCTGCTGGATCGCCGGCGCCATGCCCTGTGCCCTGGTAGCACCCGGAACTTCGTCATCCATCGCTTGGGGGACCTGCTCATCAGCCAG TTCTCAGGTCCTAGCGCAGAGCAGATGCGGAAGACCTACTCAGAGTTCTGTAGCCGCCACACCAAGGCCTTAAAACTCTATAAGGAGCTGTATGCCCGAGACAAACGCTTCCAGCAGTTCATCCGG AAAGTGACCCGCTCGGCGGTGCTGAAGCGGCATGGGGTACAAGAGTGCATTCTGCTAGTGACTCAGCGCATCACCAAGTACCCGGTGCTCATCAACCGCATCCTGCAGCATTCCCATG GGATGGAAGAGGAGCGCCAGGACCTGACCACGGCCCTGGGGCTGGTGAAGGAGCTGCTGTCCAACGTGGACCAGGATGTGCACGAGCTGGAGAAAGGGGCCCGCCTGCAGGAGATCTACAACCGCATGGACCCTCGGGCCCAGGCCCCGGTTCCCGGCAAGGGCCCCTTTGGCCGAGAGGAGCTCCTGCGGCGCAAGCTCATCCACGATGGCTGCCTGCTCTGGAAGACGGCGACTGGGCGCTTCAAAG ATGTGCTCATGCTGCTGATGACAGATGTGCTGGTGTTTCTCCAAGAGAAGGACCAGAAGTACATCTTTCCTGCCCTG GACAAGCCCTCGGTGGTGTCACTGCAGAATCTCATCGTGCGGGACATCGCTAACCAGGAGAAAGGGATGTTTCTGATCAGTGCGGCACCCCCTGAGATGTACGAGGTCCACACGGCATCCCGGGATGACCGGAGCACCTGGATCCGCGTCATTCAGCAGAGTGTgcgagt ATGCCCATCCAGGGAGGACTTCCCCCTGAttgagacagaggatgaggctTACCTCCGGCGTATCAAGA TGGAGCTGCAGCAGAAAGACCGGGCCCTGGTGGAGCTGCTGCAGGAGAAGGTTGGGCTATTTGCCGAGATGACCCACTTCCAGGTGGAAGAGGATGGCGGCAGCGGGGTgcccctgcccaccctgcccaggGGCCTCTTCCGCTCTGAGTCCCTTGAGTCCCCTCGTGGCGAGCGGCTACTGCAGGACGCCATCCGTGAGG TGGAGGGCCTGAAAGACCTGCTGGTAGGGCCTGGAGTGGAGCTGCTCTTGACACCCCGGGAACCGTCCTTGCCCGTGGAGCCAGATAGCGGTGGTAACACAAGTCCTGGAGTCACTGCCA ATGGTGAGGCCAGAACCTTCAATGGATCCATTGAGCTCTGCAGAGCCGACTCAGACTCCAGCCAGAAG GATCGAAATGGAAATCAGCTGAGATCTCCCCAGGAG GAAGCGTTGCAGCGATTGATCAATCTCTATGGACTCCTGCATGGCCTACAG GCGGCTGTGGCCCAGCAGGACACTTTGATGGAAGCCCGGTTCCCTGAGGGCCCCGAGCGGCGGGAAAAGCTGACCAGAGCCAATTCCCGGGATGGGGAGGCTGGCAGAGCCGGGGGCGTCCCTGTGGCTCCTGAAAAGCAGGCTACGGAACTGGCGTTGCTGCAGCGGCAACACGCGCTATTGCAGGAGGAGCTGCGGCGCTGCCGACGGCTCGGCGAGGAGCGTGCGACTGAGGCCGGCAGCTTGGAAGCCCGGCTCCGGGAGAGCGAGCAGGCCCGCGCCCTGCTGGAGCGGGAGGCCGAGGAGGCTCGCAGGCAGCTGGCCGCCTTGGGCCACACGGAACCCCCACTCGTGGCTGAGGCCCCCTGGGCCCGCCGGCCTCTGGATCCGCGGCGTCGGAGCCTCCCTGCTGGTGATGCCCTGTACTTGAGTTTCACACCCCCACAG CCCAGCAGAGGCCACGACCGCCTGGATTTGCCTGTGACTATTCGCTCCGTCCATCGACCCTTTGAGGATCGAGAGAGGCAGGAGCTGGGCAGCCCCGACGAGCGGCTGCAAGATAGCAGTGACCCTGACACCGGCAGCGAGGAGGAGGGCGGCAGCCGTCTGTCTCCACCCCATAGTCCACGAG atTTCACCCGAATGCAGGACATCCCGGAAGAGACTGAGAGCCGAGATGGGGAGCCTTTAGCTTCCGAGAGCTAA